One Nodularia sp. LEGE 06071 DNA segment encodes these proteins:
- a CDS encoding single-stranded DNA-binding protein — protein MSINIVTLVGRVGGDPDIKYFESGTVKCRLTLAVKRKSRNSDEPDWFTLELWDKTAEVAGNYVRKGSLIGVKGSLKFDTWSDRQTGANRSMPVIRVDQLDLLGSKRDTEGGMADMPSEHF, from the coding sequence ATGAGCATTAACATTGTCACCCTTGTTGGTCGTGTCGGCGGCGATCCAGATATTAAATATTTTGAGTCTGGTACAGTGAAGTGTAGATTAACATTAGCAGTTAAACGTAAATCCCGTAACAGCGATGAACCTGACTGGTTCACCTTAGAACTCTGGGACAAAACAGCAGAGGTAGCAGGTAATTATGTCCGTAAAGGCAGCTTAATTGGAGTCAAAGGTTCCTTAAAGTTTGACACATGGAGCGATCGCCAAACAGGAGCCAACCGCTCTATGCCAGTCATTAGAGTAGATCAACTAGATTTATTAGGTTCCAAGCGGGATACAGAAGGTGGAATGGCAGATATGCCTTCAGAACATTTTTAA